In a genomic window of Taeniopygia guttata chromosome 11, bTaeGut7.mat, whole genome shotgun sequence:
- the LOC140684863 gene encoding uncharacterized protein, which produces MAAQSACRRPPPPLLWGGAGPGAGAGARQPPAPHRTAPHRVGRSAGARRRRAGLRQGGAPELPWSGSDRGVGQSRAEGPWGGEEPRLSALRLGEAGWKGAGCWRDRGLPPPPSSRSITGWDPAPLPPEIALRDGIHGSPFQKCQAPPSSSAASFASRGGTTRKASPARNSDNVWSLSWPAERPADRDSPRRAGNPCPAPHGTSPERGFRVVVVS; this is translated from the coding sequence atGGCCGCGCAGTCCGCctgccgccgcccgccgccgccgctttTGTGGGGCGGCGCGGGCCCGGGCGCGGGAGCAGGTGCCCGGCAGCCGcccgcaccgcaccgcaccgcaccgcaccgcgTAGGTAGGAGCGCCGGGGCGCGGAGGCGCCGCGCGGGGCTGAGGCAGGGCGGGGCTCCAGAACTCCCGTGGAGCGGCTCGGACCGGGGCGTCGGGCAAAGCCGGGCCGAGGGCCCGTGGGGCGGAGAGGAGCCGCGGCTTTCCGCGCTGCGGCTGGGCGAGGCAGGCTGGAAGGGAGCGGGCTGCTGGCGGGACAGAGGCCTGCCGCCGCCTCCAAGCAGCCGGAGCATCACCGGCTGGGaccccgcgcccctcccgccGGAGATCGCACTGAGGGATGGGATCCACGGGTCCCCCTTTCAGAAGTGTCAGGCTCCGCCGTCTTCCTCAGCCGCCTCGTTCGCATCTCGGGGAGGAACAACCCGCAAGGCTTCCCCAGCAAGAAACTCCGACAACGTCTGGAGCCTTTCGTGGCCGGCGGAGCGCCCTGCTGACAGGGACAGTCCCCGCCGGGCCGggaatccctgccctgccccgcaTGGGACCAGCCCGGAGCGGGGGTTTAGAGTCGTCGTGGTTTCCTAA
- the CBLN1 gene encoding cerebellin-1, with protein MRGSRLGLGLGLLLGAAWVACGQNETEPIVLEGKCLVVCDSNPTSDPTGTALGISVRSGSAKVAFSAIRSTNHEPSEMSNRTMIIYFDQVLVNIGSNFDSERSTFIAPRKGIYSFNFHVVKVYNRQTIQVSLMLNGWPVISAFAGDQDVTREAASNGVLIQMEKGDRAYLKLERGNLMGGWKYSTFSGFLVFPL; from the exons ATGCGGGGCtcgaggctggggctggggctggggctgctgctgggcgcGGCGTGGGTGGCGTGCGGGCAGAACGAGACGGAGCCCATCGTGCTGGAGGGCAAGTGCCTCGTGGTGTGCGACTCCAACCCCACCTCCGACCCCACCGGCACGGCGCTCGGCATCTCCGTGCGCTCCGGCAGCGCCAAGGTCGCTTTCTCCGCCATCCGTAGCACCAACCACGAGCCCTCCGAGATGAGCAACCGCACCATGATCATCTACTTCGACCAG GTACTAGTGAATATCGGCAGCAACTTCGACTCGGAGCGGAGCACTTTCATCGCGCCTAGGAAAGGGATTTACAGTTTCAATTTTCACGTGGTGAAAGTGTACAACAGGCAAACCATCCAG GTGAGTTTGATGCTAAACGGGTGGCCAGTGATTTCTGCCTTTGCAGGGGACCAAGATGTGACCCGAGAAGCTGCTAGCAATGGAGTACTGATTCAGATGGAGAAAGGAGACAGAGCTTATCTAAAACTGGAGAGAGGAAACTTGATGGGAGGCTGGAAGTATTCAACATTCTCTGGATTTCTAGTGTTCCCGCTTTAA